The following proteins come from a genomic window of Gemmatimonadetes bacterium SCN 70-22:
- a CDS encoding NAD synthetase — protein MSASIVRLLYLVAAVLFIVGLKKLQSPATARRGNAISGVGMLIAIVVTVLELEIITPAAMMGGLLVGSALGWWMARAVKMTSMPQMVALLNGFGGAASLLVGGAEFLKSELHGEQIPLDTGITIQLSLLIGAVTFTGSMIAWAKLQEVMTGKPITFPAQKSFNALVFVAIVALSAYQLYTPDSLLWPFYAVCVLSLALGILLTIPIGGADMPVVISLLNSYSGLAGAMTGFVIKNDVLIVSGALVGSSGIILSQIMCKAMNRSLANVLFGAFGGATAASGKSAAGLTVKSISSEDAAIQLAYAQSVIVVPGYGMAVAQAQHTVRELGELIEKKGGTVKYAIHPVAGRMPGHMNVLLAEANVPYDKLFAMEDINSEFDNCDVAIVIGANDVVNPAARTDPSSPIFGMPILDVDKAKSCIVLKRSMGAGFAGIENELFYATRTSMLFGDAKSSLTKLVAEIKQL, from the coding sequence ATGTCCGCCTCCATCGTACGGCTGCTGTACCTCGTGGCCGCCGTCCTGTTCATCGTCGGGCTCAAGAAGCTCCAAAGCCCGGCAACCGCGCGCCGGGGGAACGCGATCTCGGGTGTGGGGATGCTGATCGCCATCGTGGTGACGGTGCTCGAGTTGGAGATCATCACCCCGGCGGCGATGATGGGCGGGCTCCTGGTAGGGTCGGCGCTGGGGTGGTGGATGGCGCGCGCCGTCAAGATGACGTCGATGCCGCAGATGGTCGCGCTGCTCAATGGCTTCGGCGGCGCGGCCTCGCTCCTGGTGGGTGGCGCCGAGTTCCTCAAGTCCGAGTTGCACGGCGAGCAGATCCCGCTCGACACCGGGATCACGATCCAGCTCTCGCTCCTCATCGGCGCGGTGACGTTCACCGGCTCGATGATCGCCTGGGCCAAGCTGCAGGAAGTGATGACGGGTAAGCCGATCACCTTCCCCGCCCAGAAGAGCTTCAACGCCCTGGTCTTCGTGGCGATCGTCGCGCTGAGCGCCTACCAGCTCTACACGCCGGACTCGCTGCTCTGGCCGTTCTACGCCGTCTGCGTCCTCAGCCTCGCCCTCGGGATCCTGCTGACGATTCCCATCGGCGGGGCCGACATGCCCGTGGTCATTTCCTTGCTGAACTCGTACTCGGGGCTGGCCGGGGCGATGACGGGATTCGTGATCAAGAACGACGTCCTCATCGTCTCGGGGGCACTGGTCGGCTCGTCCGGCATCATCCTCTCACAGATCATGTGCAAGGCGATGAACCGCTCGCTGGCCAACGTCCTGTTCGGCGCCTTCGGCGGCGCGACGGCGGCCTCGGGGAAGAGCGCGGCCGGGCTCACCGTCAAGTCGATCTCCTCCGAGGACGCGGCGATCCAGCTGGCCTACGCGCAGTCGGTGATCGTCGTCCCCGGCTACGGCATGGCGGTGGCGCAGGCGCAGCACACGGTGCGCGAGCTCGGGGAGCTCATCGAGAAGAAGGGGGGGACGGTGAAGTACGCCATCCACCCTGTGGCGGGGCGCATGCCCGGGCACATGAACGTCCTCCTGGCGGAAGCCAACGTCCCGTACGACAAGCTGTTCGCGATGGAGGACATCAACTCCGAATTCGACAACTGCGACGTCGCCATCGTGATCGGCGCCAACGACGTGGTGAACCCGGCGGCGCGCACCGATCCCTCGTCGCCGATCTTCGGGATGCCGATCCTCGACGTGGACAAGGCGAAGAGCTGCATCGTGCTCAAGCGCTCGATGGGCGCGGGGTTCGCCGGGATCGAGAACGAGCTGTTCTACGCCACGCGGACGTCGATGCTCTTCGGCGACGCGAAGTCGAGCCTGACCAAGCTGGTCGCCGAGATCAAGCAGCTGTAG
- a CDS encoding pyridine nucleotide transhydrogenase: MTDALITGIVIFVLATYLGAELIGRVPPTLHTPLMSGGNAISGITVVGAVIVASAGLGWISSVLGFLAVAFAMMNVVGGYAVTDRMLQMFKKEDAK, from the coding sequence ATGACTGATGCACTGATCACCGGGATCGTCATCTTCGTGCTGGCGACCTACCTCGGCGCGGAGCTGATCGGGCGCGTGCCGCCCACGCTGCACACACCGCTCATGTCGGGCGGCAACGCCATCTCGGGCATCACCGTCGTCGGCGCCGTCATCGTCGCATCGGCGGGACTCGGGTGGATCTCGTCCGTCCTCGGCTTCCTCGCGGTCGCCTTCGCCATGATGAACGTGGTAGGCGGCTACGCGGTCACCGACCGCATGCTCCAGATGTTCAAGAAGGAGGATGCGAAGTGA